Proteins encoded within one genomic window of Candidatus Thiodiazotropha endoloripes:
- a CDS encoding thioredoxin family protein, translated as MIRTILLLVLFCLTLAEASAATRDPGEHFFNQSLGDFSEELMVAREEGKKGVLIMFEMDECPFCHRMKSRVLNQVVVQDYFQQHFQIYTVDIEGDVEISDFKGQPIKEKDFAFRHFKVRATPVFAFFDLDGNLLTRFTGATNSADEFMWLGEFVVDGHYKSTNFSRYKRAKKKEMRK; from the coding sequence ATGATACGAACCATCCTGCTGCTGGTTTTGTTCTGCCTGACGCTTGCCGAGGCATCTGCTGCAACCCGGGATCCGGGTGAACACTTTTTCAATCAATCTCTGGGGGATTTCAGTGAAGAGCTGATGGTCGCCAGGGAGGAGGGAAAAAAGGGCGTATTGATCATGTTTGAAATGGATGAGTGTCCATTTTGTCACCGTATGAAGAGCCGTGTGCTCAATCAGGTGGTGGTACAGGACTACTTTCAGCAGCATTTCCAGATCTATACCGTGGATATCGAGGGTGATGTGGAGATTTCCGATTTTAAAGGACAACCGATCAAAGAGAAGGATTTTGCCTTCAGACACTTCAAGGTAAGAGCAACTCCGGTGTTCGCTTTTTTTGATCTCGATGGCAATCTGCTGACCCGATTCACTGGTGCGACCAATAGCGCCGACGAGTTCATGTGGCTGGGTGAGTTCGTTGTGGATGGTCATTACAAGTCGACCAACTTCTCCCGTTACAAAAGAGCCAAGAAAAAGGAAATGCGCAAGTAG
- a CDS encoding peroxiredoxin family protein encodes MHCNNPLSRILLICGLWLFIQPVVAEPVDFELPGLDGKNYRLSDYRGKWVLVNYWATWCPPCREELPELEVFHNNHKDKDAVVLGVAMERIDPHRLKTFVDEQFLSYPILLTKPAARTELGRVPGLPTSFLVNPEGELVARQVGPVTLEDLETFINEETN; translated from the coding sequence ATGCATTGCAACAATCCCCTGAGCCGTATCCTGTTGATCTGTGGATTGTGGCTGTTTATCCAACCGGTCGTAGCCGAACCGGTGGATTTTGAACTGCCGGGCCTGGATGGCAAAAATTACCGCCTTTCCGACTATCGGGGGAAATGGGTTCTGGTCAACTACTGGGCTACCTGGTGTCCACCGTGTCGGGAGGAGTTGCCGGAACTGGAGGTGTTCCACAACAATCACAAAGACAAGGATGCGGTGGTATTGGGTGTGGCGATGGAGCGGATCGATCCGCACCGGCTGAAGACCTTTGTCGATGAACAGTTTCTCAGCTATCCGATCCTGTTGACCAAGCCGGCAGCACGCACCGAGCTGGGGCGGGTGCCCGGTCTGCCAACCTCGTTTCTGGTCAACCCTGAAGGTGAGCTGGTTGCCCGTCAGGTTGGACCGGTCACTCTGGAGGATCTGGAGACTTTCATAAATGAAGAGACCAACTAG